The following nucleotide sequence is from Vanrija pseudolonga chromosome 4, complete sequence.
TCTGGTGGATGGTGCAGCCGTTGTGTTGTTGATGTTGCAGCTGCACTTGCATTGACACCCCCATCactcacccacaccaccaacaTGGCCCCACCACCGTacaccgtcgtcgtgggctgCGACGAAGCCGGCGTGGCGTACAAGAACAGCatcaaggccgacctcgagcgcgacgcgcgcgtgcgcgccgtcatcgacgtcggcgtgctcgccgacgcagaCAAGACGGCGTACCCCCACGTCGCGGTCGCTGCCGCGCGCAAGATTGCTGCCGGGGAGGCGGACCGCGCCATCCTCATCTGTGGCActggtgagtgtgtgtgtgtgcaagCGAGGGGCGCCGTGGCGCCATGGCGCGCATGGCATGCTCGGCTGCGTCGCTGGCCGGCGCTGGGGTGTCAAAGCGGCACATTGCTTCGGgcgcgcacgcacacccGCAGCACGCAGCGCCCCCCTCCTTTTTCCTCCCGGATCCATCACCCAAAGCCAcagctcgctcacacccccgccAGGCCTCGGAGTCGCCATTTCAGCAAACAAGGTCCCAGGCGTccgcgccgtcaccgcccaCGACTCGTTCTCAGTCGAGCGCTCCATCCTCTCAAACAACGCCCAGGTGCTCTGCATGGGCCAGCGCGTCAtcggcatcgagctcgcccgGCGTCTCGCCCAGGAGTGGCTCGGCTACGTCTTTGACGAGCAGAGCGCATCCGCAGACAAGGTCGCTGCTATCGGCCAGTACGAGCAGCCAGCAGTGGCTGCTTGATCGTGCCCCTCTCCATAGACTTGTAATGTATCAATCACCATCATCGTGAGGTGTTGACTCGAGCCGAGGTCATCGGACCCGGATGTCGTGCCTGCAGCCTGCTCCCGACTTGCCCGACCACTTGTAGGCTCATAATTTACATGCAATGCCTTCACGCCTTAGGCCAGCTACCACATCTCTGCAGACCATCGAGTCTCAGATATTGGGTGAGGAGTTTAGCGGCTGGGAATGTCAGCTTGGGTTTGGAAACAAGGTGCCACCAGACTCACTCCTCGGCCCACTCGTTCTCCTTCCTGatctgctcctcctcctcgggcgtgaaGCTGTCATGTTA
It contains:
- the derI1 gene encoding D-erythrulose-4-phosphate isomerase 1; the encoded protein is MAPPPYTVVVGCDEAGVAYKNSIKADLERDARVRAVIDVGVLADADKTAYPHVAVAAARKIAAGEADRAILICGTGLGVAISANKVPGVRAVTAHDSFSVERSILSNNAQVLCMGQRVIGIELARRLAQEWLGYVFDEQSASADKVAAIGQYEQPAVAA